The genomic stretch TAGAGAAACCAAAATCAACCGATAGCATAAGAACACAACACTTTTACAACTGGTCCCATTTTAGCAGCTTATCGCAGAAGGAAAGTAAGCAGAAATTCAGCCAGACAGTAGCATCTTTCTGTGTGTCTTACTGCATGACGCAGTTCTTCAGTTCTTttgaatcgtctaactaaaaagattgtatgtacagcactgtgtaaatttacagcgcttcataaataaaggttaataataataataataattttgaatctTTGTTGAACAGCAGAAATAGAAGAATTACATCATCATGTGGCAAGGCACAAATGAAGGTGCTATTATCCAAACGAACATCCACTTTATttgctcatgtgataagctccttagattTTCCACATTTTGTGAATGAGAAATACTAACAGTACAGGCACtaagttctttctttctattaCAGAACATTTGCATTAATTCATTAGAGAGTCATTTTAATTCCCTTTCATTACTTTTTACAATAACATTTGATCAATAACATTCTGAGATCACTGCTAGACTCttcttatttataaaaataattcttAATGGGAAAAGTGCCAAGATAATAAGTTACATTACTATGAATTTATCTTCTAAGACTACATAGACTTACATCTTAGctgaataaatattaataatacttTGCAACATTTTGAAAATGATGCAAAACATCTACAAAGTCAGAATGGCTTTGAAATCAATCATTCTTCATCAAATACATTTCAGCTATTACAGCTCTGTTCCCAAGAAAGCCCATGACACTGAATTTAGAATGTTCTTCTAAATTTTTATTTCCGTCTCTCATTCATAAACTTGTCTCAAGTCAAAATTAACTGGACACCAAATAACAAAGACAACGGATGAGAGGGTGGGAGATTTATCTTCTTTCAATTAATTTATTCACTAATTGGCTCTGTACTGACCAACCAACCTAAATTAATTAAAGCCATAGATTTTCAAGAACTACAACAAACTTTATGGATCGCTCTCACAGAAACAGAGTCATGTACTCAATCcttttctaaaatgtaaagaagaCTATCAGCTCTGTTCCCTTTTGTTACATTCAATCCCTACTAGAGAATCTGATTCCCCAGAAACATGAAACAGAAAATGTTACCAGTGAAAACAGATGAATGGCATCATCCAAAATTACTATCTTGGATTTACAAACAACTCCGTTTATTGAACATTTTATGTAATCCGAATCACCATCACTTGAAACACATCCAGAAACATGTAAACACTGATCCTGCATCTGAAATACATTAATAGTTTTGTAAACTGCCTGGTATACCTGCTAAGTTTTGAAGAAACAGAACATAGaggtaaaagagaaaaaagattttattaataATGAGGATGGAGTGGCATTCATGGTGGGGTGGGGTACAGAGTCCAATAAAGAGATTTCAGTCCAAGCATGGTTATACCCCTAATGTGTGCAAACTGGCCAGCTTCAAAGAACAAGGAAACTAGAGAATGACAAAACTAGGATGTTTGTTTTTCAAGCAGCAGCGTTAAAACCTAGAGAACACTTTTGAAATTGGGGGAAATtgcaaaaaatgtaacaaataCTCACTGGGCCACCCCTAAGTCTAGCCAATGAGTCTTAATACAGATATACAACCAATGCCAGGGTGCTCTTACTCTACACCTACGCATGGTCTCTTACATTTCCCACCACCCAAAAGGCCAGGTTTGTGCATATACGACAGGGCTTTTTCAACAACACCATCTCATTTGTGTAATTCTCTCCCTTTTGACTTTCTAGTGGACCATCTGTCTTTTAGTCCTTAaaaccagggttgtttttttcgtactttttaaagtgtgtgttgctttttaaaagtggttttaaagaaaattgtttttttaatgtcagaTTCCCAGTAAGTTAAAAAGCAAtaagcaaatattttaaatatatgcatcAAATAAATGAATAGCTTTATAAAGGCTGTCCCACCTCTCTGTACAAGATGAGAGAATAAATGTGTGCTTTTTTGAAGGTCTTTACTGTTCAATAAACTAAAAGTTTTCCCTTTCCTCTATGACTACCATCTGAATCCATCATGTTCTACCCTTGTCCTAAGCTTCCTTGCTCAGAAGTAATATGTAGACCAGAGATCTAAAAATGTTATTAAGAAGGTACTGTAGAGCTAACATAAACTGCAGAAGAAATTTTGAACACTCTCCTGTGAGCAAGAAAAAAAGCACAATAGATAGCAAAGAacaacttctttctccttttctcccaaCCTGTTTGCAAagctaaaacaataataataaaaaccaattcACAGTCGCTCAAATAATAATGAAGGCTCCCTAGTTGCTAAAATGAGTTGGCAGGACTCCAGTCTAACAACCCAACTCCGAACTCGGCTCCAGATGTACAGCTGCTGTTGCCACCTTGACCTTTCCAAGTAAAATCCTCTGAGTTGTGCCATTCCTGTGTCTTGCAAAACTCCATTCAAATCCAAAGAGCTTACTAGGGGCAAAATTAATAAAGGAACCATACAGAAAGAGCTTGAGTTTGCTACCTCCCTTAGTAACTCCAATCATATTATAGAGAAGTTTACCTGCATGTCATATGATCCATCATGATTGTAGGTAATAGTCATATTCACATCTGTAAAAAAGAAAGGGTGGAAATTTCAAAACCCAACATAAGCTTGTGGCTAAAGCAGCCCATATCTAACAGAGTTGTGATTCTTTTTTAACCATCCCTACAATGCTCTGTCACCATCAGTATCTCTCTCTTATTGGTCTCTATGTACTACACAAGCATCTGTCACTTGTCTGAGTCATCTTCTCCCACAAACACTTTTGTGTTTTCTGCCATGCTACTGTTTCTTCTGATGAGAGTAAATTTCATGTATGCTCACCTATTCACCCACTGTCTTGCCCTACCAACTCCACTGAAAGGCAGGACAGATAACAGATTTTCTAAGAGCTGAAAGAGCAAAACCAATTTCTATGCCACAGGAACCATATATAGAACCATTCTATGGCAAGTCCACACATTTCTCTAGACTGCTGTTGTTTCCTAATCAAACCAATGTTTGAAACTATAGAAAAGTCAGTCCACCAGAAGCAAAAGAAGGAAGTGTATACACACCCAGAGCAGTAGTAATACTTCTTTCAGATCATTTCCTGATATCCTAAAACTAATGTATCACTAATACTACTAACAGACTTCCTTAGCAGCCTTTCTTGAACCACCCTGTACATCCTTCATCATGCAAATCTCCTCTAATTAACACCAGTCCttgattccttctcctcctgcatgCATACACGCATGTGTgcgcatggacacacacacacatacttttccCACCTTTGTCCATCTAATGTAGAAATGAAAATATAGTACTATACTTAGGCTACAGGTAATCCTAGGATAAAGGTAATCCTACCTATGTGGCAATAACAGAACCTACCTAAATGCACAGAAAGTTTTCATTcatattagtgtgtgtgtgtgtgtgtgtgtgtgtgtgtgtgtgtgtgtgtgtgtaataccaGAGGTGATGGGGCAACTTTAATGAAAAGAAggggatggagaaagaaaatattacatttaaaaactGCTCTGTCGGCTGTATTAACTTGGATCCAAAATGACATGTGTAGAATAAGACTAATGAAAGCACATTTCTGATTCTTCATTCCTTCACGATCCCCCTGAAAATGAAACATAATGGCTGGGGATATCCTGACAAATGAAGAAGACTGTAAGCATACCAGCATGAGAGGGAGGATGGAAAATCTCTCTCCCAAAATCAGGCAGAGACACTTTTCACCTGCTGAGTCCCCATTCATAGAAAGGATCTCTGCTCAATTTTGGAGACAGATTTCCTGCAGTCCTACATATCACAGGTCATCCCAGTTAGCATAGTCCCATCCATTCTGTAATGCATTCTTAGGAACAAGAGCTGCTAAGAGAAGACAGCAGTCCATTTCCACCAGACCTCTGTGTAACTCTAGATTCAAAACAATGCCATTATGAATTAATTATTTATTGGTTGTTCTTATTAACTATacacaatacatttaaaatggtTGCTCACATTCTCTTTATGGTCACTTACTATTTTCACCATCATGAAGAGTCAAGTTTCTAACATAGGGTATATTTATTCTTCTACCATTGCTGGATGCAAATGGAGAGAACTTATCTAAATTAATAAAAAAGGTGAAAGAGAGTGATGAGGTTAACTTCTATTTTACATTTATTAGATCAAGCTGACAACATTCATCCCAAACACATGCAACCTCTCTTAAACTCTGTATATTGATGCATAAATTGAGCCTTTTACTCCAGACCAATCCAAAGTCATATGcatacagaatcatggaattaaagataccacaagggccactcagtccaacctcttgccatgctgCAAGACACAAATTGCTCCCAAAAGATGGGcagccagcctctgttaaaaTTCCTGTCTACACGCTCAGACTGGGTCCTGAAGTGTACACAAATAATTCTGCTCCTCTAGAACAtagacatagcctgaaaaccccacaaaaaaccatggattccagccatgaaagccttcaactttacaattcTGCTTGTTTCAGAACCCAAATTCCTTTAAACATTTATTACATCAGGAACAAAATTGACTGGGAAATCCCTGAAGCTAGGATACTGACAGGGAAATTCTGGAAGCTATTGTCATCAAGTAACTTTACCACACTCTGAAATATGCATAAATGGTAAAACATTTGAGTATCTTTTAAGTAGTAAATATATTTCccaaaaggggaggggagaagataATGTAGCCTTACCTTCTGACTGAAGCCTGAAAGTGTCTGTCACCATTTTCTCTCTCAGTATGAGTCCAAGAGCCGCCTGACACAAAGACACCTTTGATATTGCCCCTTTGGATGGAAACAGCTCATCATAGTGTTGAGGGATAAAATTGGTGTGAACATTTCCAGCTTCAAACTCCGGGTGACCCGATAGATTCAATAAGAAATCAACATTTGTGCTCAGCCCTACAATCTGTTGGAAGAAAGAGAACAAACACACCAAACAATGACAAAAATTGAGAATTTCAGGCTCAATAAGTAGCTGTGCAATAATTATGATAGTACTTTGGCAATGCCTGTgtagtattttttatttctcttggAAAATTAACAAGGGTGCGTATTCTAAGAAGTGCTTAAAGTACTTATTTCAAACACCTGTGAAGCACAACACCCACCTGGCATCCCCACTGAGCATCAAGGAAGGAGTGCACCACACCAAAGTTTATTCTCAGAACACCGTCTACAATCTTACCAGGTGGAACCAAACGTAAAACTGATATTTGAAGGGATCCTCTCTGTATATGCTCCTGCCTGAGGTTAAGGTTGCTGGACGGGCCCTCTTCTGTATCAAATCAGTCAACAATATGCGTGTgtgagggagggcagagggcctGAGTGAGGGCATACAGAGTGGCATGCAGCAAAACCAATctaccaaatttaaaacagtataaaaaattaaataattttaaaatctgaaagatAATTAATAACAATTGAAAAAAAggttaaattatttaaaatgatagAACTATGAGCACAAGAGGGTTTGTGTTGAAACCAATAGCCCCAAATCTTTCATGTACAACCATGGTTTACTTGGTATGTTCTCTGAAGGCCTGATTTGCTAACATTGCTGCTTTTTAGGCACCAAGTAAATGGTGTTACATGAAAGATTTGGGGCCTGATTGGTTACACAAAACCCTCTTATGTACAtagttttaattcatttaaatgattttaaccTCTCTTTCAATTTGTTTATTAATCATCTTttagacttttaaaatattttatttttttcatgtgaatcaatggcctgttacagactgccaaataaagctgcttcgggtctctttggaggtatgcatttaaatgatgcatgggtcctaagaatccagaggttgcgccaaagccacattccgtTCCTAAGTAccggagtgcaactttggtgcagcttccggattcttaggacccatgcatcatttaaatagcagcctccaaagagaccaaagcagctttattttgccagtctgtaacaggccacagaatcatagattttggaagagaccacaagggccatccgtccaaccccctgccatgcaggaatacacaatcaaagcatccccgacagatggccctccagcctctgtttgaagacctccagggaaggagacccactacactccgagggagtttgttccactgtcgaacagcccttacagtcaggaagttcctcctaatgttgaggtggaatctcttttcctgcagtttgcatccattgttccgggtcctattctctggagcagcagaaaacaagctggctccctcctcaatatgacatcccttaaaatatttacacagggctatcatatcactttttaaccttctcttctccaggctaaacatcccagatCCTAAGGCGTCCATAGGGCatgcttccagacccttcaccattttagtcgccctcctttggaatgctccagtttctcaacatcctttttgaattgtggtgcccagagatggacacaatattccaggtggggcctgacaaagcagaatacagtggcactatatcttctcttgatctagacactatacttttattgatgtagcctattgcattggcctttgtagctgccccatcgcactgttgatcatgttcaacttgtggtcactGGACACCCAGTTCCTTCACATTGTTTTCATCACCCAGGTGTCCCCCCTactattctgtgcattttttttctgccctaagtgcaataccttacttttcccgtgttgaatttcattttgttagctttggcccagcttctagtctattcaggtcattttgaattttgatcctgtcctctgattattagctattcccctaatttggtgtcatctgcaaatttgataagtatgctcccaacctgtcatccaggtcatgataaagatgttgaataacactgggcccaggacagagccctgtgggaccccactgggtcacttatctccaggatgaaaaggtgccagtgttgagcaccctttgggttcggctggtcaaccaattacaaatccatgtaacagttacctgtCTAGGCTccccttttacaagcttgtttgcaagaatgtcatgggaaactttttatactgttttaaaatttgtttagaTTGGTTTTTATTGTATGCCACTCTAAGATCTGCAGATAAaggtcaggatataaatattcaagcaagcaaataaataaatactggaatTCTTATGCTTACATTATATTGTCGAAGGCAATATCTTAATTTCCTTAAAGCTGCTTGACGATCCTCAGCCCAGACAACCAACTTAGCAATCATTGGGTCATAATGTATAGAAACCTCATCCCCTGCaacagaaataaatggaaaagctACTTACCAAAATTAGTagcttgaaaaagaaagaaagaaatccgtTTATACCTTAGACTGTGCAGGTAGAAACAACCTGGTCTACAGAAAAGGTGAagcaataaatttttaaaatgcctagCTTTGTTTAGACGATATCTTACTTCAAAACAGTCACCCAACAGCCTAAGGTGTGCATTACCTGCTGGAAATGGCCAAAACTATGGAATTAATGCCACAATAGAGCCACTATATACAAGACCAAGGCCCACACTGAGACTACGCACAATTTACTTATTTGATGAAATGTCATTCATGATGGTGTACTATGTTAACACTACTctccaaaaataaacaaaattgcaATTAAAACAGTTTCATGAAAACACTTGCAgatattataaaaaataaattcaaagatataaaagCAGCAAATTTAAAAGTACACTCTGAAAGTTGGGGAAACAGAAAGGCCTCTAGAATATCACTAAACATTAAAATGTTGATTGGCAAAATTTATCAATAAACTATTTAATATTACATTTAAGACTAAAATAATATTCCCAATGAATAGTTTCAGTTTTACCTTGTCTTACCCCAGTTTCTATCCTGATGCAGCTGTCAGAGGGTGGTGTAGACAAATGCAGTAAGGGTCCAGCCCCTGGCATGAAATTGTTGTTTGGATCTTCAGCATAGATTCTAGCTTCAAATGCATGTCCCTTGAGCAAGATCTCTTCCTGGGTTAAAGGAATCTTCTCTCCAGCGgcaatctttaaaaaagaaaatatgttcaaATGCTGTAGACGCCAATAATATCAAGAAATCACTTGTAAACgagattttaaacatttataacctaaatccaattgttaatctcaGTTAATataaactcactgaatcaataaaatttacaataaaatccagaaaaatattttccagaaaaATTCCTAAACAGATATACTCATTAACATTTACACAATGATCAAATGAACTTTGTTCAGTTTAGGCATAAAAGTTTTCTGTTGTGAGAATGCTACATTTTGACTCACTAATAAGGTAAGTTCTTGTTCTCACATTACTGGTTATCTTTctttgggcttgtctacatgatttaAACATTCCACATTCTGTTTGAATAGACTGCCATCTGGCCACGTGAGATTCAGAGGAATTTGGGCTTTATGTGGGGAAAAGGCAAAAAGCTCTGCAAATTCCACTGGAAAAGGATTCACGGTTTTTACAGGAGTATCTGTGATCATCCCTGAGGATATGCATTTTTGAACATCTGGCCAGTCATCCActggctgcacattttcagcagagggattGCAAATGCAAATTGTACAGTGAAGAAAATTAAGCatcaatgcaaatgtgcaaaaatctgcagcaatttgcataacACATTTACGTGTAGACTTTCAGTTATGAGTTTCCAAATTTCTCCTTTTTGAGTTCAGCTTTTTGCTTCTTTAACTGTAAACTGAATTCTTTCCTGTCAATGGAATTCTGTAGTATCTGCAACCACCTCCTAATCCTTCCATAGTTAATGCCCTTGTCAGGTTGTAGGAAAtaggatgtgtgtgtttttatgtaagCATGTATTACAAGACATGCATATATAAACacacttttaatacattttatcttttaaagtgtAGTTTCAAAACATTTCAATATTATTAATGGTTTAATTCCATTGTAATATTCactttttttgtatgtttttattttattttgcatgtattattttttaaaaactgtaagtCACGTTGAGTCCCAATAtcggggaaaaggtgggatacaaatagaTCTGCACAGATCACAgcatgaatatatttatttaaacccTCATTCACTGCCCAATTTAGAGTAAGAGCAGACAAAAGGAGTGAGAATTCTCTGTCTCAGATGTAAGAAGAAATCCACTTGAATAGGTAGTAAAGAATGATGTTACCTGAATTTCAGACTAATGATCCCACCATTTTCATTTGTACACATTCTCACCTTAAGCTGCCACTCCACCAAGTCAGTCCCTGTGATCATCTCCGTAACTGGGTGCTCCACCTGCAGCCTGGTGTTCATCTCCATAAAATAGAAGTTATGTTTGCTATCCATTATAAATTCCACCGTTCCTGAAATATTTAAGGGAAGTACAGTTTATAACTGTGGGGATGCTTCCTCCAGATTTGTGGTAAGCAACTTGGTACTCTCTAGATGtcttggattacagctctcataACCACTGACTAATCATCATGCACCCAGGGATTTGTGAGAATTGTCTAAAACATTTCATAGATACTAGATATGCAACTCCTATTCTAGGCAAAATCCCAGAATAACTCCAAGTCCAAAAGAAGCTGTAAACAtctaaaacagaaacagaatttttaaaatctgattttaaaaagtctcaAGGAATTTGGAAGAACAATGCCTTATGTTGCTGAAATACTATGGAATGTGGCCCTACAGCTGGCCCTCAACTTTCACAATGGTCAGGGTGCAGAAACCCCACGaaggtggaaaaactgcaaatatctcTCAGTCAGGAAACGTGTGTCCTTCTTCCTTGTGCTCCCCCATCCAATCACCTTCCTCCCTGTTTGCCTACATGAATGAGCAAGCCACCTCGCCAGTTTGATTTCCTCCCAGCGACACTGGTGTTATTGAAGTCCCAGTAAAAAGTTGGTtagggcagcagcagaggcagtagCAAATACtgtaatccatgaataattaaatctaTGAATTCTTGACCCACAAGTgtaggagggatgactgtaaaagGAAATTAGGTTTCCAGTACCTGCTCCAACATAGTTCACAGCTTTAGCTGCCTTTACAGCGGCTTCTCCAAGTTTCTTTCTCACCTCAGGCGTAATTCCTGGCTAAGAACAATATAAACTATGTAACATGTATAAGATATAGCATTACATATATGTATGCCTAATGTACACAAATATTAACGACCCTGGAAAAACTGATAGGCATACCCTCATATTTTCAATTCCTTTTTCAGGCTACAAATCCATACACTATTACAGTCGCCCTTTGGAactcgtgggggatctgttccagactccccccccaCGAGTTCCAGatctcacgcatattcaagccccataggctgtGGATTTTCAAACCCATAGATTTCAAGTCcgtggaggggcgactgtatctCCAAAATGAAACTTGTATGAAAGAAACAGTACTCTAATAACCAtaaaattctgcaaagaaaaaaaaattacagccctttaattttacttatttatgCAAGAGATTTCATATTGCCTTTCATAAGACACCCCAATTCAGTGAATAAAAAACAAAGTATAAACAGCTAAACAATATATTACTTAATGACAATAATATGCCAAGATGACACTACCATTGCATgtgaaaaaaacaacatacactacattaaaacagaaaacaaaaatggcaCAGTTTTTTCAGTCATCTTAAGAAATTGGGTACTAACCCCAGGAGCTTCCTCAATAATTTTCTGATGTCTTCTCTGTACACTGCAGTCTCTTTCAAACAAGTAGACTGCATTGCCATGCTGGTCTCCAAACACCTGTACTTCTACATGTCTGATTGAGATTTTTGAAAAAGAGAAGGATGACAAAAGTCACAACCATAATCACCACTACCAATttttgcaataaaatattttaatccagCATGACACTTTGTGAAATGTCACAATAACTAGCACAGTCCATCATATCCTAAACTTGTTTTACAGATATGAAAATAATGTATATTTCAGGATGATTAATGTTTACATCTACCTTTCTATAGGAACATAAGAGGCTGCCTATGGAAGATTACTAGTGTGAATGTATCCCAGTAACTATCAGCTCTGACCAAAAAAAATGGCTCTCTGGGGTTTAAAGCTGGATTGCCTGGCCCTGTTAAGAGATCCATGATGTTCCCTGGTGATattccatccaagtaccaaccagccCCAGTTCCAACTAGCATCCAAAATTAGATGAGTTCAGATGTGTTCAGGGTGGCATGATGGTTTTCATCATACTTATGATAAAATTAgaccagtggcccccaaactgtgctctttaagggattttgaacttcagctcccagaatcccagattattggccaagTCAATAaaatgtaattggttgactggccgaagccaaagggtgctcaacaatggctccttttcatcctgaagagaagtgaccagtggggtcccacagggctctgtcctgggcccagtgctattcaacatctttatcaatgacttggaggacaaaattgggagcatacttatcaaatttgcagatgacaccaatgtGCAAAACTAGTTACTACTATGAAGTTCCATAAACTGTGAAGCCTGTTTCTATATAAACATGCAATAGGCTGTAAGTTTTGGAAAAATTCATCAACAGTACACGTGTCTAACTTTTATAACCACTAACACAAGGTGGCTTTGAAACAACTTCTAAAAAAttcaattctgttttatttttctatatgGGGGCCAATAATAAATGCGTTGTAGCAGGTCTATTTGTGTCATTACAGCCGAAGATGAAGCATATTGCATTGGCCCAGCACCATCTCAGCAGAGCTATTTGGCCAGGATAGATATGCAGGTGGCCAAAAAATCCGCAGCACAGGTACAGACTATACTTACTTTTGGCATGCTTGcttgctctttttctctctctcaattctCCCTCCATGTACGCTTGCATGttcatgtacacacacacctACATTCTACTCTAGTTGATAGCCCAAATTAAGATTTATAGGCATCCAGTTTTAGGAGTTCATTGAATTGTTGAAACTATAGAGTTTCATACAGCTGCAGTTAAACTGACTCTTGAACATGATAAAGTCAGAGCATGGCCATTAATTCTGTCTACCCTTTTAGAATACTTTCATTTGCTTgcattttcctttccatctgaGAGTTCCAGAGTTCCTCTTTCATCTGGCATCAAGTCTTGTCTTCTAGTTTGTTCTTAGCTTTGgacattttaagtttaaaaaaaatgaactagatccacttaacaattctcatgGCCTGGCACTGTAATAGACACTATGTCACTCACCTGTAGGATGACCTTTcctggtggtgggggggggaccGCCCTGTTGATTCTCTTTGGTGTTTATTTAGCTTCCATTGCCATGGAACATGTTATCTTGGCA from Sceloporus undulatus isolate JIND9_A2432 ecotype Alabama chromosome 3, SceUnd_v1.1, whole genome shotgun sequence encodes the following:
- the MCCC1 gene encoding methylcrotonoyl-CoA carboxylase subunit alpha, mitochondrial, with the protein product MAAVVGLALAAEWRRRRALIWTWVTKATKYTSAAGRSNIEKVLVANRGEIACRVMRTARKMGVKSVAVYSDADRNSMHVAMADEAYCIGPAPSQQSYLAMDKIMQVAKKSAAQAIHPGYGFLSENTEFAELCNQEGIVFIGPPSSAIRDMGIKSTSKAIMSAAGVPVVEGYHGEDQSDQCLEDQAKRIGYPVMIKAVRGGGGKGMRIALSDKVFREQLESARREAKKSFNDDAMLIEKFVDNPRHVEVQVFGDQHGNAVYLFERDCSVQRRHQKIIEEAPGPGITPEVRKKLGEAAVKAAKAVNYVGAGTVEFIMDSKHNFYFMEMNTRLQVEHPVTEMITGTDLVEWQLKIAAGEKIPLTQEEILLKGHAFEARIYAEDPNNNFMPGAGPLLHLSTPPSDSCIRIETGVRQGDEVSIHYDPMIAKLVVWAEDRQAALRKLRYCLRQYNIVGLSTNVDFLLNLSGHPEFEAGNVHTNFIPQHYDELFPSKGAISKVSLCQAALGLILREKMVTDTFRLQSEDKFSPFASSNGRRINIPYVRNLTLHDGENNVNMTITYNHDGSYDMQMQDQCLHVSGCVSSDGDSDYIKCSINGVVCKSKIVILDDAIHLFSLEGSERIGLPVPKYLSGASSAGDQGGAVAPMTGTIEKVFVKAGDKVQAGDPLVVMIAMKMEHTIRAPKSGTIKKVHYQEGSQANRHAPLVELVEEEAESQ